Proteins from a genomic interval of Coregonus clupeaformis isolate EN_2021a chromosome 4, ASM2061545v1, whole genome shotgun sequence:
- the LOC121554421 gene encoding centrosomal protein of 97 kDa-like — MGISDLTFDTNGPVVDLSAQGLQKLEPSFTCSDETHTLILDQNHIMKLDHLERSQGLQQLSVVGNRLVRMMGVCRLTELRVLNLPNNSIGYIEGLRDLPHLEWLNLAGNNIKVIEQLNNCVALQHLDLSDNNISNIGDVTKLLALKTLLLHGNSITTLRTVPAHLPIHLSILSLAENEIRDLNEVSYLAPLHDLEQLSIMTNPCVMATLSLPKYDYRPYIMSWCLNLKVLDGYVVSQKEGLKAEWLYSQGKGRSYRPGQHVQLVQYLATVCPLTSTPALETVEDAKLEKILSKQRFHQRQLLQQTQGGSPSPPRPTQLDVETQSPFHVPPLREAREADRATTPVTAPLARQTELATLQVNTWLGCDPSHAAAPPLRALRGAEERLYLEDVQSQTDEDKLNGSLLSSESTFLPVTSDPPRSDSEDETETFEPDSLAPEHLIRPKNTLAENTLQAPLESESQKERESERETEGERVSADSHLTCTLTSTAGLPVMGDDQSQTNDSALLQGAYSNCGAAEVRAGSQQEVKAVVRCDRLGHCEADRAAVSIQAWWRGMWTRRCHPLAKEVRCEIRLRRMQEHIVFLSGEFERVRQQHEEEKLKRLVQEEAVKFLWRQLQSMQQWQRSVEGQLASVTQAGSSPAPAPTPGLCDPPALQLPQPVASSTANPACTVLSFPDSGFQSTDELQAGQEDTFLSCGTGDSLDTVRPLAPCGGGSSQDCSLLEQYLSSVQQREEEAEEGGASDRTGTPQLPLNPLICRNSTG; from the exons ATGGGAATATCAGATTTGACATTTGACACAAATG GTCCTGTGGTGGACCTGTCAGCCCAGGGTCTGCAGAAGCTGGAGCCCAGTTTCACCTGTTCTGATGAAACACACACGCTCATCCTGGACCAGAACCATATCATGAAACTGGACCATCTGGAGAGGAGCCAAGGCCTCCAACAG CTATCTGTTGTTGGAAACCGCCTGGTGCGAATGATGGGTGTGTGTCGTCTGACCGAGCTGAGAGTTCTGAACCTGCCCAATAACAGTATTGGCTATATTGAAGGTCTGAGAGACCTGCCACACCTGGAGTGGCTCAACCTGGCAGGCAACAACATCAAG GTCATTGAGCAGCTCAACAACTGTGTGGCTCTCCAACACTTGGACCTGTCTGATAACAACATCTCCAACATTGGTGATGTTACCAAGCTGTTAGCCTTAAAG ACCCTTCTCCTCCACGGGAATAGCATTACGACGCTGCGGACCGTTCCCGCTCATTTGCCCATCCATCTGTCCATCCTCTCCCTGGCAGAGAATGAAATTAGAGACCTCAACGAG GTATCCTACCTGGCACCCCTCCACGACCTGGAACAGCTCTCCATTATGACTAACCCCTGTGTCATGGCAACCCTCTCATTGCCTAAATACGACTACCGGCCATACATCATGAGCTGGTGTCtgaatctcaaggtcctggacgGATATGTGGTGTCACAGAAAGAAGG GTTGAAGGCGGAGTGGCTGTACAGCCAGGGCAAAGGTCGATCATACCGGCCAGGTCAGCACGTGCAGCTGGTCCAGTACTTGGCCACCGTGTGCCCTTTGACCTCCACGCCAGCCCTTGAGACGGTGGAGGATGCCAAGCTGGAGAAGATCCTCAGCAAGCAGAG ATTCCACCAGAGGCAGCTCCTGCAGCAGACCCAGGGGGGCTCCCCCAGCCCTCCCCGCCCCACCCAACTGGATGTGGAGACTCAAAGCCCCTTCCATGTGCCTCCACTAAGGGAAgccagagaggcagacagagccaCAACGCCTGTGACTGCTCCATtagccagacagacag agctGGCGACGCTGCAGGTGAACACCTGGCTGGGCTGCGACCCCTCCCATGCGGCCGCACCTCCTCTCCGTGCCCTCAGGGGTGCGGAAGAGCGCCTCTACCTGGAGGACGTCCAGAGCCAGACAGATGAGGACAAACTCAATGGCAGCCTGCTCTCCTCCGAGTCCACCTTCCTCCCAGTCACCTCTGACCCCCCCCGCTCCGACAGTGAGGATGAGACGGAGACGTTTGAGCCCGACTCGCTGGCGCCTGAACACCTCATTCGTCCCAAAAATACCCTTGCTGAAAATACCCTCCAGGCACCCTTGGAGAGTGAGAgccagaaggagagggagagcgagagggagacagagggagaaagggTGTCAGCTGACAGCCACCTCACCTGCACCTTAACCTCAACCGCCGGTCTACCTGTGATGGGAGATGACCAATCACAGACCAATGACAGCGCTTTGCTCCAGGGAGCATACTCAAACTGCGGTGCTGCAGAGGTGAGGGCCGGGTCTCAGCAGGAAGTTAAAGCAGTGGTGAGATGTGATAGGCTGGGCCACTGTGAAGCAGACAGGGCAGCCGTCAGTATCCAGGCATGGTGGAGGGGAATGTGGACTCGGCGCTGCCACCCGCTGGCCAAAGAGGTGCGGTGTGAGATCCGCCTGCGCAGGATGCAGGAGCACATAGTCTTCCTTTCTGGAGAGTTTGAGAG GGTGAGGCAGCAGCATGAAGAGGAGAAGTTGAAGAGACTGGTACAGGAGGAGGCTGTGAAGTTTCTATGGAGGCAG CTTCAGTCCATGCAGCAGTGGCAGCGTTCTGTAGAGGGGCAGCTGGCCAGCGTGACTCAGGCTGGGTCATCTCCTGCCCCAGCCCCGACCCCCGGGCTCTGTGACCCCCCAGCTCTTCAACTCCCACAGCCTGTGGCCTCCAGCACTGCAAACCCGGCCTGCACagtcctctccttcccagactcaGGCTTCCAGTCAACAGATGAACTGCAGGCAGGGCAGGAAGACACCTTCCTGAGCTGTGGGACCGGCGACTCTCTGGACACTGTGCGGCCGCTGGCTCCTTGTGGTGGGGGGAGCAGTCAGGACTGCAGTCTGCTGGAGCAGTACTTGTCCTCCGtgcaacagagagaggaggaggcagaggagggcGGTGCCAGCGACAGAACAGGCACACCTCAGCTCCCCCTCAACCCTCTCATCTGCCGAAACAGCACAGGCTGA
- the LOC121554430 gene encoding 60S ribosomal protein L24: MKVELCSFSGYKIYPGHGVRYARIDGKVFQFLNAKCEAAFLAKRNPRQINWTVLYRRKHKKGQSEEVTKKRTRRAVKFQRAITGASLAEIMAKRNQKPEVRKAQREQAIRAAKEAKKAKQTTKKPSAAGAKAPAKAAPKPKVAKQMKVNAPRVGGKR; the protein is encoded by the exons ATGAA GGTCGAGCTGTGCAGTTTCAGTGGGTACAAAATATACCCCGGCCATGGTGTCCGATACGCCAGAATAGATGGGAAG GTTTTCCAGTTCCTGAATGCTAAGTGTGAGGCTGCCTTCCTGGCCAAGAGGAACCCCAGACAGATCAACTGGACTGTGCTGTACAGGCGCAAGCACAAGAAGGGCCAGTCA GAAGAGGTGACAAAGAAACGCACACGCCGTGCCGTGAAGTTCCAGAGGGCCATCACTGGCGCCTCTCTGGCTGAGATCATGGCCAAGAGGAACCAGAAGCCTGAGGTCCGCAAGGCCCAGCGTGAGCAGGCCATCAG AGCTGCCAAGGAGGCCAAGAAGGCAAAGCAGACAACCAAGAAACCCTCTGCCGCTGGTGCTAAG GCCCCTGCCAAGGCTGCACCCAAACCCAAGGTGGCAAAGCAAATGAAGGTCAATGCGCCTCGCGTTGGCGGGAAACGCTAA
- the LOC121554438 gene encoding mitochondrial pyruvate carrier 2: MAAMRASYHKLLDKIGLILPAKLRPLYNHPAGPRTVFFWAPMFKWGLVGAGLADMSRPAEKLSLSQSGVLTATGLTWSRYSLVIIPKNWNLFAVNLFVGSAGISQLYRIFQYEQGKKTLAKEAHPAEC; encoded by the exons ATGGCTGCGATGAGAGCTTCCTATCACAAGCTCCTGGACAAGATCGGGCTTATTTTGCCAGCCAAACTGAGACCTCTCTACAATCACCCTGCAG GTCCAAGGACTGTTTTCTTCTGGGCCCCAATGTTCAAATGG GGGCTGGTTGGGGCTGGTCTGGCAGATATGAGTCGACCAGCCGAGAAACTGAGTCTTTCCCAGTCTGGTGTACTGACAGCCACAG GTCTGACCTGGTCCAGATACTCTTTGGTCATCATTCCAAAGAACTGGAACCTCTTCGCTGTCAATTTATTTGTGGGTAGTGCTGGAATATCCCAGCTCTACAGGATCTTCCA GTATGAGCAAGGGAAGAAGACACTAGCAAAGGAGGCTCACCCTGCAGAGTGTTGA